The Setaria italica strain Yugu1 chromosome IX, Setaria_italica_v2.0, whole genome shotgun sequence genome has a window encoding:
- the LOC101783117 gene encoding protein AE7 isoform X2, whose amino-acid sequence MVMGLINANPVIHEKKERRVRQAPETTDENAVEPIDQLEIFDHIRDIKDPEHPYSLEQLNVVTEDSIELNDESNHVRVTFTPTVEHCSMATVIGLCIRVKLIRSLPPRYKVDIRVAPGSHSTEAAVNKQLNDKERVAAALENPNLLDMVEECLSPTFD is encoded by the exons ATGGTTATGGGGTTGATAAATGCTAACCCTGTAATTCAtgagaagaaagagaggcgtGTACGACAAGCACCAGAGACCACAGATGAAAATGCAGTAGAGCCTATAGACCAGCTGGAAATATTTG ATCACATTAGAGATATAAAGGATCCAGAGCACCCATACTCATTGGAACAGCTTAATGTGGTAACTGAAGACTCAATTGAACTCAATGATGAAAGTAATCATGTCAG GGTTACTTTCACCCCAACAGTGGAGCACTGCAGCATGGCAACTGTTATTGGCCTTTGCATCCGCGTAAAACTCATACGAAGTCTCCCTCCTCGTTACAAG GTGGACATAAGGGTAGCCCCTGGATCACATTCAACTGAAGCTGCTG TGAATAAGCAACTAAACGATAAGGAACGCGTCGCGGCTGCATTGGAAAACCCAAACCTACTGGACATGGTGGAGGAGTGCTTGTCGCCAACATTTGACTGA
- the LOC101783117 gene encoding protein AE7 isoform X1, producing MVMGLINANPVIHEKKERRVRQAPETTDENAVEPIDQLEIFDILLYDFPNMNVVNLIFLLYHVSEVLCSRRFVLSLTFLHHIRDIKDPEHPYSLEQLNVVTEDSIELNDESNHVRVTFTPTVEHCSMATVIGLCIRVKLIRSLPPRYKVDIRVAPGSHSTEAAVNKQLNDKERVAAALENPNLLDMVEECLSPTFD from the exons ATGGTTATGGGGTTGATAAATGCTAACCCTGTAATTCAtgagaagaaagagaggcgtGTACGACAAGCACCAGAGACCACAGATGAAAATGCAGTAGAGCCTATAGACCAGCTGGAAATATTTGATATCCTTCTTTATGATTTCCCTAATATGAATGTAGTGAACCTTATTTTTCTCTTATACCATGTATCTGAAGTTTTATGTTCTAGACGTTTTGTTTTGTCCTTAACATTCTTACATCACATTAGAGATATAAAGGATCCAGAGCACCCATACTCATTGGAACAGCTTAATGTGGTAACTGAAGACTCAATTGAACTCAATGATGAAAGTAATCATGTCAG GGTTACTTTCACCCCAACAGTGGAGCACTGCAGCATGGCAACTGTTATTGGCCTTTGCATCCGCGTAAAACTCATACGAAGTCTCCCTCCTCGTTACAAG GTGGACATAAGGGTAGCCCCTGGATCACATTCAACTGAAGCTGCTG TGAATAAGCAACTAAACGATAAGGAACGCGTCGCGGCTGCATTGGAAAACCCAAACCTACTGGACATGGTGGAGGAGTGCTTGTCGCCAACATTTGACTGA